From one Peromyscus maniculatus bairdii isolate BWxNUB_F1_BW_parent chromosome 17, HU_Pman_BW_mat_3.1, whole genome shotgun sequence genomic stretch:
- the LOC102911846 gene encoding zinc finger protein 120-like, giving the protein MVSLCSPGCPENSFVDQDAWPQLRGPIDSGSYMLGLKNAVTYGDVHVDFTEEEWALLDSSQKNLYRDVMLETYRNLTTIGYSWEDHIIEGHCQSSRRHGRYESSHTGEKTSEYTQYSKDFAYHRHLQRQERIHAGKQPYESLQYGENLDSIS; this is encoded by the exons gtttctctgtgtagccctggctgtcctgaaaatagctttgtagaccaagatgcctggcctcaactcagaggtCCCATTGATTCTGGATCCtacatgctaggattaaag AATGCAGTGACCTATGGTGATGTGCATGTTGACTTCACTGaggaagagtgggctttgctggattcTTCCCAGAAGAATCTTTACAGAGATGTGATGCTAGAGACCTACAGGAACCTCACTACTATAG GCTACAGTTGGGAAGACCATATTATTGAAGGACATTGTCAAAGTTCCAGAAGACATGGAAG GTATGAAAGtagtcatactggagagaaaaccTCTGAGTATACTCAGTATAGTAAAGACTTTGCATATCACAGGCATCTTCAAAGGCAAGAAAGAATTCATGCTGGAAAGCAACCCTATGAAAGTCTTCAATATGGTGAAAACTTG GACAGCATTtcctaa